From the Jilunia laotingensis genome, the window TGCGATAGGCTGAAGTCCTCCGATACCCAGTTGGATGCTGACATAACGTGTGGTGGCTGCCAAATGGTCGTAAACAGCTTTCACCTTCTCACGGGGAGTGGTGCAATGCGCTGTCATTTCGTGCAATTTGGCTTTGGTCGCCTCGTCCAATTGATCACGACCGGCAAGTAGTCCGTATTGCCAATCGCCATAATCTTTCCATGTACTCATATTACCACGGCTACCGTCAAAAATGAAATTTCCCGGGGCGAAGTATATGCGGGGAATGAGATCGGAAAGTGAAGCACCGAATGGTTCGTATTCAATAGCGGAAATCGGGCCGAGGCTCACTTCCATGAGTACGTTTCCTTCTGGGGTTTTCTTTTCTGCCACTTCTGCCTGGGTATTTATTTTATGATACCGGCATGGCAGTTCCGCGGGTGTTTGTATCCTGTAGGTCGCTTTAATCACTCCCTGATTGTACCGTGTCTGAGGTACGAATGTAGGAAATCCGATAATACCATCCTTGTATTTCACTTCCCACTCATATTTTATTATGATGGGATAACGCGGAAGGTTGCATTCATAATAATAGGTGTAGTCATCACTGGTAAGACCAGAAGAATATTCAGTCATTTGCAAGTCTGATTTCTTGATCTTTTTTATCACTTTGCCGGTAAAGTCAAGTATTTCCCCTGAAAATTTACGTAGAGAGGTGAATTTGTCGCACATGCAAATGAAATTCGCGGCATCACGTCCCTTGTCATTCAGAATGGTAATGGTGTGACTCTCCTTGCATATTCCGCTGGTTGCCGATTCACAGATGATTTCGGTAGTGGCATCTTGTACAATGGAATAGGCATCACTCACTATTGTGAATTGTGCCTGTAACAAGAGCGTGGTAAGGAAAGTGAGCAGTATGCTGCTATATAATCTTCTTGTAATCATTTTATGACTATTTATTATTATAATTTTTTAAGCACGATAGTCTCGTTGTTCTTGTTTGCTACCATCTCCCAAAAGCTCTGCAATCCGGGATATTCTGTAGACAGATAAAGGAGCTTGTTAAAGTTGAACATATAGTTAATGGTCAGTTTGTTAGCTTGCATAGCCAAATTGTAGCGACATGTTCCTTGACCGTCTTCAGTTTTTATTTGTAATGGGGTTGGCATTTCCTCTACGGTGTAACCGTCGGGTATGGTCAGATTGACTGATAGGATCACCTGGTCGGGATATGGAAATTCCACCGGTAATTTCCGTTCAGATTGCGTGAAAGGATTCTTTTCTACATGTAGGAAAACCATTGGATTCAGATAAATAAAATCATCATTGACGGTGGCTTGCTTTTCGAATTTTACGATCTCCTTTGCGTTTGGTGAAAATTCGTTTATTCCATCCGTTTGCAATCCGGTGACTTCAATCTCTTCATTGCTGGCAAGCTGATTCACAAATTCGGTACTATCCTTTGCACTTCGGAAACTGTGGCGGAAGCGTGAAGCATACTGGCCTCGATAATTGGTAGTACGCGTACCGCATATTTTCCCGTCCGGTTGGATAATGGCACTAACCATGGAACGTAATTGGTTTTTTCCTATTTGGCTAAGATCTACCCATTTGGCTCCTATTCCCGGCATAATCAGACGTGCCCGGTTTACCATTAAGGCAGGTGGTAGTACATTGATATAACCATCTCTGACCGAACCGTCCAGATAGACAAATGTACTGTCCGTATTTGCTATGGCTACAATGAATGTATTTAGCTTCTGGAGGGATGGATGTGCATAAGGAATCAGTCCTCTGTTGCGTCGGCTCATTACTACCGGAAAAGATTCGATCCCTGCATCACGGAGCATGCTCATGAAAATGAAATTGATCTCTGCATTGCTTGCTGTACCGTCTTTTACTATTTTTTTAGCTCGGCTGCCTTCAAGCGAATAAGTTTCATCCCATTTGACCCTTTGTTTGAGGAAGGTGAAGATCGAAGCAATCTTATCCTCCGTACTTGCCATCTGATCTAATTTCAAGGATGCCATCTCTTCATGATAAGGATTGCGCATTTTTAAACGGCCTCCGAAATCCTGATTGTCTAATAATAGTTTGTCTATATTTTCCCAAGTCTGTGTGAAGGATTTATAAAGTGCCCCCGGAAAATCTAATCCTCCTAATTCGAAGTTAACTTGAGTACTGTAATCGTCGACACACCAGATGTAATTATCATTGCGTACTGCCGGAAGTTGCCTTCCTTTAAAACAAAGGTGTCTTCCTGAACATTGCAGGGGGTGTCCATTGATGTGAAAATTGAAAAGCTTACCTTCATCTTTTGTTTCGAGGGGTTCCGTACCCCGCATGTCAATGTTGAATTTGAAGTATTCTGGAATTGTAATATTATATTCTGTATATAAGGTAGGGATGTCTTGTTGTGCATACCAGTCATTTAATGTATAATAGAAGTCGGATAATATCTTATACTTATATTCTATTACGGTACCCACTTTTACGTTGGGGATAGAGAATTTTACCTGCATGTATGTATCATTGATTCGTTCCATGAAGATAAAGTCCTTTTTCATTTTTGTGCGTTCTGTCTTTCCACCTTCAAGATTATAGGAAGAAGCCTCGATCTGGGATACGATTTCTTTGGATTTATAATTGTCTTTACTGTTGTAATAAGGGATGGTGACGTTTGCGTAGGAAGTTCCGTCAGCTTTGAGTATTTTGATTTTTACTTCATAAGCATATTCTAAGCGGAAATCTTCTGTTACGAAATCATACGATACATCTGTTTTCTTACAAAGCACCACTGCGGTAGCCGTAGTATCGGGTGCATACGTTGTCATTGAAAGTTCCTCAGCCGAGGGCTTTCCATATTTCAAGCTGGGTTCCACTACGTTTACCTCTTGCCCGAAAATCCCGTTTATAACGAAACAGGAAAATAATGTAAGGAAAATGTGTCTCATGTTCATCTCTTTATAATTTTCTTAATACGATTAGTTCATTGTTCTTTTTGACAGCTGTTGTCCAGATAGCTTGTAAATCAGCATATTTTTTACTATTTCTATTTGGTTTTAATATTTTGATTTTTACGCGATGTTGTGTCGTGAGTGAAAATTCATTGGCGTCATATCGGTAAGAAGTTGGGCCGATATCATATAATACTATGGCACTAGCTGTAGTGTCGGCTGGGTAAGTGGTTATTTCTAATTCTTCATTGGAAGGTTTGCCGAATTTTAAACTCGGTTTTACTATCTGCTGACCGGAAATCTGAAAGC encodes:
- a CDS encoding DUF3857 domain-containing protein, coding for MRHIFLTLFSCFVINGIFGQEVNVVEPSLKYGKPSAEELSMTTYAPDTTATAVVLCKKTDVSYDFVTEDFRLEYAYEVKIKILKADGTSYANVTIPYYNSKDNYKSKEIVSQIEASSYNLEGGKTERTKMKKDFIFMERINDTYMQVKFSIPNVKVGTVIEYKYKILSDFYYTLNDWYAQQDIPTLYTEYNITIPEYFKFNIDMRGTEPLETKDEGKLFNFHINGHPLQCSGRHLCFKGRQLPAVRNDNYIWCVDDYSTQVNFELGGLDFPGALYKSFTQTWENIDKLLLDNQDFGGRLKMRNPYHEEMASLKLDQMASTEDKIASIFTFLKQRVKWDETYSLEGSRAKKIVKDGTASNAEINFIFMSMLRDAGIESFPVVMSRRNRGLIPYAHPSLQKLNTFIVAIANTDSTFVYLDGSVRDGYINVLPPALMVNRARLIMPGIGAKWVDLSQIGKNQLRSMVSAIIQPDGKICGTRTTNYRGQYASRFRHSFRSAKDSTEFVNQLASNEEIEVTGLQTDGINEFSPNAKEIVKFEKQATVNDDFIYLNPMVFLHVEKNPFTQSERKLPVEFPYPDQVILSVNLTIPDGYTVEEMPTPLQIKTEDGQGTCRYNLAMQANKLTINYMFNFNKLLYLSTEYPGLQSFWEMVANKNNETIVLKKL